The proteins below are encoded in one region of Stieleria sp. JC731:
- the nrdR gene encoding transcriptional regulator NrdR: protein MRCPFCHCDDDRVIDTRAAEGGYMIRRRRVCSSCSRRFVTVEKIEQQTLRVVKRDDTREPLDREKIRRGIERACSKRPVSSDRIEQLVQSIESNIYNEYETEIPAKEVGEIVMAHLAQLDEVAYIRFASVYQEFHTAKDFIHEVARLTQGPVPTR from the coding sequence ATGCGCTGCCCATTTTGCCACTGCGACGACGACCGCGTCATTGACACTCGGGCTGCCGAGGGCGGTTATATGATTCGTCGCCGACGTGTTTGCAGCAGCTGCAGCCGTCGCTTCGTGACGGTCGAAAAGATCGAACAGCAGACCTTGCGGGTTGTCAAACGCGACGACACCCGCGAGCCACTCGATCGTGAAAAGATCCGCCGCGGCATCGAGCGAGCCTGTTCGAAACGCCCCGTATCGAGTGATCGAATTGAACAGCTGGTCCAGTCGATCGAGTCAAACATCTACAACGAATACGAAACCGAAATTCCGGCCAAAGAAGTCGGTGAAATCGTGATGGCGCATTTAGCCCAGTTGGACGAGGTCGCCTACATTCGATTTGCCAGCGTGTACCAGGAATTCCACACCGCAAAAGATTTCATCCATGAGGTCGCTCGGTTGACCCAAGGACCTGTGCCAACGAGGTAA
- a CDS encoding GYF domain-containing protein — protein MALWFLQRMEGNVKSEVGPLQPKELLQLVRKGEVKPETLLRKDDSAWFPAKEVGGLFQAAYRPEINYYCPSCGKQVTQPPVTCPSCLRDIGIRDAREVKQAVSGVAAPAGTVPAEPASNEAARSVQNWLKKKVARKQK, from the coding sequence GTGGCACTCTGGTTTTTGCAGCGAATGGAAGGGAACGTGAAGTCCGAGGTTGGCCCTTTGCAGCCGAAGGAGCTTTTGCAGCTTGTCCGCAAGGGCGAGGTGAAACCTGAAACGTTGCTCCGCAAAGACGATTCCGCTTGGTTCCCGGCGAAAGAGGTCGGCGGCTTATTCCAAGCGGCATACCGACCAGAGATCAACTACTATTGTCCTTCATGCGGCAAACAAGTCACGCAGCCACCAGTGACTTGTCCAAGCTGTTTGCGTGACATCGGAATTCGCGATGCTCGTGAAGTCAAACAAGCCGTTAGCGGCGTTGCGGCACCTGCCGGGACCGTTCCCGCCGAACCTGCTTCGAATGAAGCCGCCCGCAGCGTTCAAAATTGGCTCAAAAAGAAAGTCGCTCGGAAACAAAAATAG